Genomic window (Arachis hypogaea cultivar Tifrunner chromosome 13, arahy.Tifrunner.gnm2.J5K5, whole genome shotgun sequence):
AATAGCTTAATTTAGTAAAGTTTTTTGGAGAGTAGTTTATGTATAaataatttgttttatatttgttaaattaaaagTTCATGTATTTATAGATACAGTTTTTAAAAGTatccaaataaaaatatttaaaatttattggtactgatcaaaattaaaaaatttaatataattttatttaataataagtatttaaaattatttttattaattattaataaaaaaataattattttttattatatatatgtctattattatgatttttttatttttaaaatttattttatcaaatacaattATAATACTTATACttgtcaaaaattatttttagtttgatCTTTTATTTGACTAAAGAgaattattactatttttaaaaacctaacttttaaaaaatagttttcatAAGTTACTctcaacaaataaaaattttaccctACCAAACCAAGCTATATATGACACTTTTTAATTTGCATATGGATGCATGATTGGTGTTGGACTCTAATATGGTAAAGGAATGTGCTTCATAATTTTGTGGTATCAGTGGAGCCACAACTCGGATCCTGCGAGTTTCATTCACCACACGTCCGAGTTGCGTTTCACCAAACACACAGTCCGATTTGATGCAGCCTGGACACGCGTCGCGCAGGAGCTTCTCCCCGAACGGTGTCATTATTTTCACATTCCACTCTCAACTTCACTcccaccttcttcttcctttatgCGTTTTTGAGGGGAGCTTTGCATGGTGGAGGAAAAAAAATCAtgccaaaaaaatataaaattaaagatgtTGATCGATTTGAGTTTCATATTATTCATTATCTCAGTCATtctaattatgtaagtttttttttgaattttttaaattttttatgtttataattattagttagaaatgtaatttaagaatataaatagaatgattattagtatttttcaatatttgttagatttttctaaaattcttttactaatttttaattataaatattattattagaaaatttattattattattcttgttagtttttgaattttaaaatgtaAACAGAATGATAAGGTCTTTTTATAAAGAATGTAatcttgattttaattttttattattttttagtataattatgtttgAAAAgaacgttaattttttttaaattcttttaaaaatattaactatAACTGTTATGGATGAAGTTAAATGTTATTGTTACTGTGAGAAATTGTTAGTACTGAATGATTAGTaggattatttttattaaagcacGTTAGGTTTTATTAtgagaatatttaaatttttttaattgtaataaacATTATTAGCAAGTTAATTGTTATTACCGTTGTTAGAAAATGAATGATGGCATACActgattattaatattttttataattgagaaAAAATGTTTAAATGATAGTAAATGAGTAATTAATATTAGATATTATTCTAGATGTTGTAATATTGTTGAGAATTTTGATTAGGAATatatgtattaataattatttttattagtagttagttatgaataattttaagaattaataattaattttagaagttAGAATAATTAGTTTTATAAGGATTCAGTAAAATGATTTATGATAGTAAGTTAGTAATTATTAATGAGTTGACTAGtaatttgttatgttttttttgtagaaattaagaatattGACATGTGACCACCCAGTTCCTCCGGATCGGTACAACGATAGGGTGGAGGAGCATTTACGACTTACCGGTTTTTATCATGTATCTCAGATTGGGGTAGTGCAGTGTCAGAAAGCATTGATGAATGCTCTAATCGAACGTTGGCACCCAGACACACATACGTTTTACCTTCCTATTGGTGAATGTGCCGTGATTCTTGAAGATGTGGCTCTAATTCTTGGTCTTCCGACGGATGGTCTTTCAGTCACAGGGATGACAATGAGTAGTTTTGAAGCCTTGGAGGCAGAGTATTTGCTTCAATTTGGAGTTGCACCGTGTAAGTCGGACTGTAGAGGTAGCTGCATAAAATTGACCTGGCTGCGGGATCTAAAAGAAAATTTAGAGTTGACTGATGAAATCAGTATACAGAGGTATGTGAGGTGCCACATTATGTTGCTGATCGGGACGATCTTGTTTGGGGATAAGTCTGGGGCAGGTGTGCACTGGAAATTTCTACCCTTATTTCGTGATTTTGTCAGTATTGGATAGTATGGCTGGGGATCGGCATGCCTAGTACACCTCTACAGGGCATTATGCAGGGCATCTCATTTTAACTATAAGAAAATAGATGGTCCACTAACACTTCTATTCGGTTGGGCTTGGATCCGACTGCCATATCTATCGCCGCTTCTTAGGGAACTCTGCAGTTTTCCGCTAGCAAACAGGTAATATTATGTTACAATGTACTCGTATCTTGATATTTAAGATTCAGTTGAGCTAATTGAATATATCATAttaggtggcgtaactgggagcgTGGTGACCGACGATATAGATATCTGAATCTAGCTCACTTTAGGAAGGCCTTTAATGAACTTTAGGAAGACCAGGTGTGTTTTAATTAAAGAAGTATTAGTTTCGGGTTTAGGGTCTGGGACAAAATTATGAagcattgttattgttattggtaTTGTGGGTTGTAATAATGAGTTTCCTTTATTTTTCCCAGTTTGTGTGGGTTGCTTATGCTGTGGATCGCGTGGATCCGAACATAATTCCTGCTGAAATCTACATGCAGTGTCTGGAACGCTACAGTTCCATTGGTGTCATTTGAATGTATCGAGTGGCATGCTACCAATAGGTTTAGGCGACATTTCGGTTTCGTTCAGGGAGTACCTAATCAGGAGcggaatctggacaaggcgcaTGGAGAAGTCCTGACGGGTCCTAAGAATCTTAACTGGGCCACGGCACCGAGTCATTCAATTTGGGTGATGCATTGGACAAACAGGTATAACTACGTTCTTTCTGAGTTCCCATGCCTTCACAACATCCATTGGATAGTTACATGTACTGGTACCGATCAAAATTTGGGGACCGCTTGAACTTGTCGAATCTTGTGGGTCAAGAGAATGATGAAGGTAATCAGGATATGGATGAGGGTAATCTGGATACCGATGAGGGTAGTTAGGATATGGATGATGACAATGAAGAACAGGAGCCACATTCGCCGCATATATCACCTCCAAATCCGCTTCCACAAGAACAACCTCAGTCCTCAAGCCAGTATGTACCTCAGACACAATTCACCCATCATTTCCAATACATCAATAATATTGGGGTATGTCACAGTTTGAAACAGGAGAAGGAGGTTCTTTTAGACCCATACCATCCCGAGTGACAACATGTTGACACAGGTTACTAAGGAAAAAGTGTcatgcatcagaagtctctccaTCCACAATAGCAAACGCAATTGGGACGATATTATTGTTGCTATCCTGTGAAACTGCCACTAGTAGACAACCCTTATACTTTCCGTACAAGTGAGTCCCATCCACCTGGACAATTggcttacaatgtctgaatgcCCTAATACAGGAGTAATAACTCCAAAATACTCGATGCAGTACCCGAATATCACCCACAAGTCATCgccttgatatgcaggcatattctcaaaatggacaacagctgatggctccttatgacacatggcctcaaaccatatagaCAACGGTTCGTACGATACTTtccaacctccaaatatttttttctactgccctttgcttagccaaccatgctttccgATAACTAACGGTGTAGTTGAACTTCGATTGCACTTCTGCTATAACCGATTTTACCTTTAAGGAGGGGTCAGCCTCAACCAATGGCTTTATTACTTCTGCAATTGTGATAgaatccagcttcgaatgatcctgtgaaatggtggctctggtacaggtgtgactaccattatacctccttataacccaacagtacttcCTGCTGATCAAGCTAACCCTGATAAGCCTATCACACCCTGACCCATACTGTATACAATTGGCATAAAATGTTAACGGCTCAGACTCATATACCCGGTAGTCTATGCTTTGTCGTATGGTATACTCTTTTATCGCCTTAATAACAGCTTCCCTGGAACTGAACTCCATACCAAcggcaaattcaccatctgcgacaaTAGGAATTTCTGCTGGGACAACCACCataggaaaaattaaattaatacacagatattTCAAAATCGATAATAAAGGTAAATCAATATTCACTGCATCTAGTATGATATAAATCCAAACCTTACATCATGTTATTCCAgaacaataaacaaaataagaacatCAGCATCAGATGTAAAAACTGGACCGGACCGGCCGATTTGACTGTCAAACCCAATGAACCGGACCCTAACCGGTCCGATTCATTAGATTTGAACCGTACAAGGCATCGAACCAGTGTGAATGATAATTACAAACTCACGTAATTTTTAATAATCATATTGTagagaattttattattattttctaataaatacttgtagtatataatagtaaaaaaataaaatatttattgttcatgTTCCATATTGGTTTAAAATaacttgatatttttaaaatgttagtaaacaCATGCATTTTGAAGtttcttatttaacattcatactattttttattttttatttacatagaacCGGGTCAACCGGTTCAACTACTTACCCAGCGATTAAACCAGTGACCCAGTCACCTGAACCGTTCGAGCACCGGTTTGATCATGACAACTATGACATCAACGCATGATTAAATAATggtaaataaatactaatttattcataactaaatcaataactaactaaaaaaaactaatacGACGAATTACGTACCTGCAGTCATATATTCCGGAAACTCcggaacatgcatggcttccaagtccaaaactcgcatgaatgatggctcctcaaacggcaCTTCGTTTGCGAGTGCATTTGCCACCTTTGTCACATCTGGAGCCATAGTTCTGtcaccttgttcttcatcttcatctaGACCAACAAATTCGTAgttgctttcgaactcttcttcactgtcactattataatcttccgTAGAATATTCCGGTCGGCCTtagattgttcaaactcaacatacaactcgatgAACAAGATCTGAGCCCGGTTttcaatatacattaaaaatatctcttgcatgctcgcttcgtccGTCACATATTTAGTTTGATACTAGACGAATCCACCAAACATCGGTATGGGATATCTGTATAGAATACAGGATATTTTTCTTGCCCTCTCAGAATCAAtcttttcacagatcacacaTTTGAGCTCCTCAAATGAGATGATAAAAGGAATAACAACATCTAGcggattttcacaaataaattttactccttcagacgtttgtaacaaaatctgaccaaaataatacactttTAGTAACACTCTGTCACTCATTTCTCTCAATCACCAAAAAGAAGCATAACTTTAGCTACTAGATTTTCAGGTTCAAAACAAGCAATGAAGAAACCAGAAAGAAGAAACAGAAGAAGCAGCCGTTCAAGAAGCGGAAGAAGACGCAAGTAAGCTACCACCAGTTCACTTCACACTTTTATATAGGCCTCTTTAATCAACTCGCACCCTACGACTAGGTTAacctgatttaaaaaaaaaatattaagaaatgaAATCGAACCATGCGATTTCATCTACCAGTTCATATAAAAAATTGCCAAGCTCACGCAAAAAGGAGGGTTCGACTTCAATCTTCTCAAATTCAAATTCTCAGCATGGAACTCGGACCATGCGATTTGATGTGCTATTTCATATTAAAAAACCAAGCTTAAGCAACACGGAGGGTCCGATTTCAACCTTCcgaaattttaaattcttttaccatacaaatcggaccgtgcgatttgttttgcaaaaatttaaaactaaagaaCTCGCAGGTCCTAATTCTTCTACCTCACACTGCCAAAAAACTGTCCCACATATATGTCTAGTCCCTCATAAATTCATATCTAAGAATAGCACACATATGCCTTTCATTTCCATAAAATTGAGCCTATATATGATAGAAATGATTGAATGCTGCAAggctaattatttttattttttaaaaattaaaatattcttattatattctatataatgttttcaagtaaaaaaaaaaaaaaaaaaacaaacaccgACTTTAACGAGGGTTCAAACCATcatgaaatatttttaaattaaaatatatttcaaTGCTGGCAATTTAATTGCACAACATTTGAatcctttaaaattttaaaatactctGTCTAAAAACTTACTATaagtttataaataattaaaaattaaatggcGAATACATAAATGATGGATCATATAGATGCATGGCGTGTCAGGTCACTCAACCACTCATAGTAGGGAATGTAAATCTCCTTTAAATCACCCGCGAAGCCGTTGCAGGATAAGTAAGAGAGAGaaaatctagagagagaaacctcgAAGCTTCTTTCAATGGCGACTCTGCGTTTCACTGACTGCTCCAACCTCACCTCCACCTTCTTCAGGCCTTCCTTACCCTCTCTCTCCGCCGCAAAGTCTCGCCATTCCCAAAACCCTCAGAATCGGAACACCAGCACCAGCAGCTGCACCTTCGTTCCCAGAGCGTCTCTTCAGCCGCACCAGGACGATCAATTCTCTCTCTCCCGGAGACGCTTCATCGCCGACACTGCCGCCGTCTCGCTCTCGATTCCTCAGCTCGTTGGATTTGAACAGGCTGCGAGGTCGGAGGAAGCGCTGTCGGAGTGGGAGAGAGTTTACCTCCCTATCGATCCCGGTGTCGTGCTCCTTGACATTGCGTTTGTTCCCGATGATCCCAACCACGGTATCTTACTATCTATATCTTCaacttttctttcatttctttgcgCTTGCTGTATTAGAAAATGGTAGTTAGTTAGTTAAGTCTGTTATACTTGTTATTAGTTTGTTACGAGTTAGTTACTCACAGCTGTCACATGAGTGTATGAAGGATCGGCTCTAGCCTAGTTCATTTTGCTTCTATATGCTGAATTGATGTAATTGAGTTCAAATTTGAGGTCGAGGCAGAGGTTGGCCCTGTTTGGGAGTTGGTGGAGTGAGTGGGAGTGAACTTGGATTTCAATGTGAGCTAGGATTAAATTCACTTTTCACTCTgtaatattttctttatttgagtGGGTCGATTTCTAACCAAATTTATAGATATTCATTTTGTATGTATTTTTATCTATTGGTTTAAATgggagaaaaaaaaatgaataattgagATCCTAATATCTTCAGCTTCCGGATgagcttctttttctttatttctttatttatttatttttttaaaggttAATCTGTTTATGTTTTACTTTGGAATTGTTATGGCTTGAGGTTTTTGTTTTAATTGTGTTGGGTGTAAAATGGTGTTGGTTGATAGGTTTCCTTTTGGGGACTAGGCAAACCATTATGGAGACAAAAGATGGTGGAAACACTTGGGCTCCCCGTTCGATACCCTCTGCAGAGGATGAAGATTTTAACTATAGATTTAATTCCATCAGCTTCAAAGGGAAGGAAGGGTGGATAGTTGGAAAGCCTGCAATTCTATTATATACTTCTGATGCTGGAGAAAGTTGGGAAAGGATACCACTTAGTGCTCAACTTCCAGGGGATATGGTATGTCTTGTTTGGTCAGTGCTATAAAATATTGCAGTCGTAGGAAGTAAGCTTTCCCTTTTATGATGAACATAGCAGCAAAGGGAAAATGAGGCCAAAGAAAATATGTCACCTTTTCTTTAAAAGGACCAACTAAAGCATACTCTTTTGAGAAGTTTTTGGTTGTTGGTTGCATATTaatatttcaaatatataaataatgaatCTGTATATGTGTGTATGCATATTCAGTATGACCTGTACCCTGTCAAATATTGAATTGTTTTCTCACTCTTTTGTATGGTCTGAATATTGTTTCTTGTTTTGAAATAATATCTTCAGGTATATATAAAGGCAACCGGTGAAAAGAGTGCAGAGATGGTGACTGACGAAGGTGCAATCTACGTTACATCAAACAGAGGCTACAATTGGAAGGCTGCTGTTCAGGAAACGGTGTCAGCTACTCTTAATCGGTGTGTTTCTGATACGTTACTCGCATATTGCACAGATAATATTGAAATATTAAGTTCTAAAATATATGTTATATGCTTCAAaaattcattcattgtttcatcTTTTACATTTTATGTATATGTTGCAATTTCATCTGCCCTTTTCATTTGTATGGGTCATTTAGTCAAGACATTTATCTATCTATGTTGCTTCTTCAGAACAGTCTCTAGTGGTATTAGTGGTGCAAGTTATTACACCGGGACGTTCAATACTGTCAATCGCTCTCCAGATGGGAGGTATGTTGCAGTCTCAAGTCGTGGCAACTTCTATCTAACATGGGAACCTGGTCAGGTGGGCTTTTACTTTGTGATGACATTGTTCTTTCACTTCTACTTGCCTGCTACCATGCTGTGGCATTTTTGTGATGTTAATGGTTATTTTTCTCTGATTTTCAGCCATTCTGGCAGCCACATAATAGAGCAGTTGCCAGAAGAATCCAGAACATGGGATGGAGAGCTGATGGTGGTCTGTGGCTTCTTGTTCGTGGTGGTGGCCTTTATCTCAGCAAGGGCACAGGGGTGAGTAATTCTGAGAGTCAAATACTATGATATCGATATTAAGAGTAACAGTCTTCTATTTTTTCACTCCTTTCCATGTCACTCTGTCCTCTTTGCAAATCTGGTTGTATAGGATTTTAGAACAAGAAAACATATATAAGATATTTCATTGTTTCAGTTGACCGAAGAATTTGAGGAGGTTCCCGTTCAAAGCCGAGGTTTTGGCATTCTTGATGTGGGGTATCGATCACAGGTGAAGTTTTCATGCATTCAGAGTTTTTGTTAGCTACCCAGATCTTGCATGCAACAATTTTATACGACCATTGCCTCTTCAGTTATTGTGATCctcttcaattattattattgtccttttttattatttttttaagttatgaaAGAAGAGAGTAATGAAACCTTAAGccctttttaaaaaaatgtttatgaATCATGCATACAGGAGGAGGCTTGGGCAGCAGGTGGAAGTGGTATTCTGTTGAGAACTACTAATGGTGGCAAGTCATGGATCCGTGACAAAGCTGCTGACAACATTGCTGCAAATTTATACTCAGTGAAGTAAGTTTAATTAATTCTACACCATCCTCACCTTTAAACAatcatatttatttaatattgtatCCTACAACTTCAAGCAACAAATTTACTTGGAGGCTGGAGCTTTCTTATCAACAGTTAACTGTCAACTTAAAACCTATATCTGTTAAGTTGTGTAAATTGAATAGGATGAAAAAATTTcagatgaaataaaatatatacgagTTAGGATAATTAGTCAACACTGTTTGATAACAATTTTCAGTAAAATTTTGTTGTAAACTGCCTACTTGCTGCAGGTTCCTTGATGACAAGAAGGGGTTTGTATTGGGGAATGATGGAGTCTTGCTTCGCTACCTTGGATGAAGCTGCAACTCAACATGGTAATATTTGATCTTTTTCTGTTTCTGGAACTTGACATAAGCTATAGCCAACATCTTTCAATTTGGATTTAGATCCTCTTTTCACCTGCCAAGGTCATGTTCTCATTTTCACCAGGGATTGTTCATCGTGTTAACTTTTGGTATCACTTATGTTCAAAATGAACATAACATGGTCATGTTCATATGTTCACCATTGTTTCGAACCCTTCTAGTATCCGCTCATCTAACCACCTGTCTAACTGTATAGGTTTATAATTATTTTGAGACTGAGAATTAGAAGCTACATAATATCTATTCATCCCGCCACCACCACATTTATCTGGTTTATGGGTTGGAGATTTATATCCCTTGTTATTGCTTGTAAGATTTGCCAATTTCCTCAAGCATAGGATAACTAGAGTTTGATTTTCTAACTTACATGTGGAAATGTTGTAGGTTTGTCAACTGGATTGCAATTTTGTAGCTGATTACATATCCATGCTTAGTATTCATTATCTGTGGATAGAGCTTTGGGATCAAATCGACTCCCTGGTGTTGTGCCGAAAAATTTGAGGAGATATAGAAGGAAACAAACATCACAACTTGTGAAGAAAGCTGTATTATGTAATCTGAAATTGTAATTGCCATGTATGTAACTTTCACATTGAAATGCAATTTTATGCTGCGTTGTTGTACTCAAGCAGAATGCATGTTCCAATGGAATAGGTTATGCTAGTGGACATTGAAGTTGTGCATATTAACATCAACGAATAATCTTCCCTATAATATAATTACTAGAGATTACTCCTTCCTCAAAATAAAATAGgcacttttctttcattttttaattcattCTTGAGGAGGGAGTTAGGGAGTACATATATGTTCTCTGAGATTTGCTGCATTaatccttctttttttcttctcatgATATGAAATATATAATCGTTTTATTTAATTCTTTTGGTGCTATTACCCGTGCTGCATGCACAAATTCGATCCCATTAAGTTTAACTAAATAATGAAAAAACGAAACGAAGTCGAACAAATTTAAAAGTAAGATAGAAGACTTTAAAACATGAATACAAGATATAGAATTGGTGGATATAGAACTGAATCACCGTAAATTAAACCAAGGTCAATCATGCAGTTGATTTAATAGAATGTTGGTGAGTTTGGTTTTATTGTTATCTTTGAGAGCACTTAGTTAGAAAGGACTAATAGAAAATGTTGGTGAATTTGGTTTTATTGTTATCTTTGAGAGCACTTAGTTAGAAAGGAATGACAGAGTCTTTAGGAgtcaaaaaatacttaaaaaggaATGACAAAGTCTTTAGTAGAAGTCAAGAAATAGGTGTTGCAGAAATAGTCAACAGATCGATTAGGAATTACAAAAAGTGGAGTGATATTTGATCTTTTGGAGTGTTGATGTCTTGATGGTATTGTCGAAAATGATTagaaattagtttattttatctgTTTAATGTTTTTTTATTGATGCTTCACCTTGTTGTGTTgagttttttgttaaaaaaaaaaatactatgcaTTTcagttctgtttttttttttttccaaaagcatacttgcataaattaaaataaaaatgataacagatttttgttttattttcgtagttcatcatttatttttattattattttttgttgtgtCTGAAAGCATAATTATTCATTTTGATATATCAGACTGTTACCATATTTATTTACCTATTGTTCTAtaaacttttaataaaaaaatgtagaaaataaATCATTC
Coding sequences:
- the LOC112737100 gene encoding photosystem II stability/assembly factor HCF136, chloroplastic; translated protein: MATLRFTDCSNLTSTFFRPSLPSLSAAKSRHSQNPQNRNTSTSSCTFVPRASLQPHQDDQFSLSRRRFIADTAAVSLSIPQLVGFEQAARSEEALSEWERVYLPIDPGVVLLDIAFVPDDPNHGFLLGTRQTIMETKDGGNTWAPRSIPSAEDEDFNYRFNSISFKGKEGWIVGKPAILLYTSDAGESWERIPLSAQLPGDMVYIKATGEKSAEMVTDEGAIYVTSNRGYNWKAAVQETVSATLNRTVSSGISGASYYTGTFNTVNRSPDGRYVAVSSRGNFYLTWEPGQPFWQPHNRAVARRIQNMGWRADGGLWLLVRGGGLYLSKGTGLTEEFEEVPVQSRGFGILDVGYRSQEEAWAAGGSGILLRTTNGGKSWIRDKAADNIAANLYSVKFLDDKKGFVLGNDGVLLRYLG